The following are encoded together in the Lathyrus oleraceus cultivar Zhongwan6 chromosome 3, CAAS_Psat_ZW6_1.0, whole genome shotgun sequence genome:
- the LOC127128183 gene encoding uncharacterized protein LOC127128183, which yields MGEKEKNKNNKKQKHQHPNSQTTKQTSDFSFKPTSEVKGIRFGGQFIVKSFPIRRAKPLELLKVLSFPTTNKSKSHKLPFPSTTAFLPTNFTILAHQAWHTLTLGLGSKKSKVLVFVFETEAIKCSVDRIWPHEIALGEVNKKLIKGLSGFEMARFKFRKGCLTFYVYAVREIGSFGFLCAEDLKIVLESVVELKDFLDHTVMLSMTNQRSISYSKSQSQNQNQVAMAH from the coding sequence ATGGGAGAAAAAGAGaagaacaagaacaacaagaagCAAAAGCATCAACATCCAAATTCCCAAACAACCAAACAaacctcagatttctccttcAAACCAACCTCAGAGGTAAAAGGTATAAGATTTGGTGGCCAATTCATAGTAAAATCATTCCCAATCAGAAGAGCAAAACCCTTAGAGCTTCTCAAAGTTCTTTCTTTCCCAACAACAAACAAATCCAAATCTCACAAACTTCCTTTCCCTTCCACAACAGCATTCTTGCCAACAAACTTCACAATCCTAGCACATCAAGCATGGCACACACTAACCCTAGGACTTGGTTCCAAGAAGTCTAAAGTTCTTGTCTTTGTGTTTGAAACCGAAGCTATCAAGTGTTCTGTTGATAGAATTTGGCCACATGAAATAGCACTTGGTGAGGTGAACAAGAAACTCATAAAGGGTCTGTCTGGTTTTGAAATGGCGAGATTCAAATTCAGAAAAGGGTGTTTGACTTTTTATGTGTATGCTGTTAGAGAAATTGGAAGCTTTGGTTTTCTTTGTGCGGAAGATTTGAAGATTGTTCTTGAATCTGTTGTGGAACTTAAGGATTTCTTGGATCATACTGTTATGCTTTCTATGACAAATCAAAGAAGCATTAGTTACTCTAAATCTCAATCTCAAAATCAAAATCAGGTTGCAATGGCTCATTGA